The genomic stretch TCGCTGCTCCGACGTCGCGCTCGGATCGACGTACAGCCGGGCCGTCCCGTTCCCCATGTGGATCGCCCGCGGCCACCACACGCCCCATGCGAATTTCACGCCGTCGAGCTTCGTCCCGTCGAAGTTGCCCTTTCGGATCCGCCAGGCCACGAGCGCCTCGCAATTCCCGCGCGTCGGGAGCGCGTTGAAATTGCACGGGCATCCGTAGTCGCAGTTGCAGCTCTGAACATATTCCGCCTCGAACTTCCAGTTGGTCAAGGGAACCCCCGGGGGCGGTATCCGCGAGGCGCTATAAAATCGCGTGCGCGATCGGCCTCCGCACCGTTCATATCCGGGCCGCCGGATACCGCGTCGATGGAATCGGGGAGCCTCGCCGCGCCGGACGCGCTCCTCCGCCGCCTCCGGATTCCCGTGGCCGCCGCCGTCGGGATCGTCGTCGCAGCCGCGTGGTACGTCACGTGGGTCTCGTCCGACCTCCTCATGCAGGCGCGATCGCCCGCCGCGGTCGGCGCGACGGATCTCGCGCTGTTCTTCGCCCTCCTCGTCGTCATGATGGTCGCGATGATGCTGCCGTCCGCACTGCCGATGGTCCTCGCGTACCACGGCTTCACGCGGCTCGAAGCGGGTCGGCCGGCGCGGCCCGCGGACCCGCTCGCGACCCTCGCCTTCGCCCTGCCCTACTTTCTCGTGTGGGGTGCTTTCGGGGTCGTCGCGCTCGTCGCCCTCGTGGCGGTCAATGCCCTCGGGCCGTGGACGGGCGTCGCGCTCCTCCTGCCCGCCGGGACCCTCGTCGCCGCGGGAGTGTGGCAGGTCACGCGGACGAAGGAAGTCTGCCTGAGCCACTGCACGTCTCCGATGATGTTTGTCCTGCATTTCTGGCGTTCCGGGCGGCTCGGCGCGATGCGGATGGGTTTGCGCCACGCCGCATCCTGCATCGGCTGCTGCTGGCTCTTCATGGTCGTCCTCTTCGTCGCGGGCTCGATGAGCCTCGCGTGGATGGGCGGGATTTCGCTGCTCATCTTCGTGGAGAAGCTCGGCGTCCGTCAGGCGCTCCTCACGCGAGCCATCGGCGCGGTGCTCCTCACCCTCGGCACCTTGGCGGGGGCAACGGCCCTCGCGGCCGCGTAGCGGGGGCCCATGCCGCCCCCGTCCGGCCGGACGACCGGCCTCCTGGGCGTAAGCCAGCTCGGCGCGTGGGCGACGATTTTTCGCTCCGTGTTCCTCCGCCCCTTCGCCGCGAAAACGATGACAGGCACGATCGCCCTCGGCGTCCTCGCTGTCGGGGGGGTGGCCTCTTCCTTCAACGACGAACCCGTGCGGCCGAGGCGGTCGCGGGGATCGCTCGATGACGGTGGCGGGATCGGCGAGGGACTAAATCGTCGTTCGATCCGATGCGGACAGGAGCCTACGGCGCGGACTCGGGCATCTCTTTCACTTGCCGGACGGGGGAGAAAAGGACGAAGAGGAAGGCGAACGCCCCGCCGGCGAGCCCGACGATGATCGCAGGCCGCAACCCAATCGCCTCTCCGAGGAATCCGCCCGCGAGCGCTCCC from Thermoplasmata archaeon encodes the following:
- a CDS encoding DUF2182 domain-containing protein — translated: MESGSLAAPDALLRRLRIPVAAAVGIVVAAAWYVTWVSSDLLMQARSPAAVGATDLALFFALLVVMMVAMMLPSALPMVLAYHGFTRLEAGRPARPADPLATLAFALPYFLVWGAFGVVALVALVAVNALGPWTGVALLLPAGTLVAAGVWQVTRTKEVCLSHCTSPMMFVLHFWRSGRLGAMRMGLRHAASCIGCCWLFMVVLFVAGSMSLAWMGGISLLIFVEKLGVRQALLTRAIGAVLLTLGTLAGATALAAA